Part of the Methanobacterium paludis genome is shown below.
TTTGTTTTGATGATTTTTCAGATTCAAGAGTTACTGGATGTTGTAACACTAAAATTATGGGCCTAGATAAATTTAAATCATATTTCAATGCCAATTGATCTTTTTTGATCATATCAATGTTTAATATTGCATCTAGTCCTGGTGCACCCACCACAAATACATGATCAGGGTTTTCACCCATATTTATTATTCTTTCTGCACTTTTTTCTGTTGCAGGAAGATGTATATTGACCAGTTTAGTGATTGCATGGCGTGCATACTCATCCACAGTGGATGTTATTTCTCCACCATGCAAATGGGCTGTTGGAATGTTTAGATAAGCTCCAACTATAGCACCAGCTAACATTTCACCCCTATCACCTAAAAGAAGTATTATATCTGGTTTTATTTTTTTTACCAGATCTGTTAAAAGTTCTATAAGTTTTCCAACAAATTTAGCCATGGAAAATTTATCATCTTCTTCAAAGACGGCGTTTAATTCATGTATTTTAAACTCATCCTTTCTTATTTCATTAATGGTCCTTCCAAACTCGTTCATGAGATGCATTCCAGTTACAGCCAGTTCTAGTTCCATCTCTGGATTCTTGTCTATTTCAAATAAAACAGAACGCATCAAACCATAATCTGCCCGGGTTCCAGTTATATAAAGTATTTTTCTCGTCATTTTATAAGATTCCATCTTAAAAAATCGTCTTTTTTTATTTTTGAAGTTGTTGTTTTCCCAATTAATGATTTAAGAAATTTAGGTTCAATTCCAGTTCCTGGCCTTTTAATTGCAAGCATTTCTTCAGTTATAACAGTTTCTGAGGGTATATTGGCTCTGGCAACAATACTTTTTCTTGCTATTTTCTTTATTTCTTTTTCTTCAATTGTTAATTCTTTTATTCCCGTGCCCATACCTTTTTCTACATTTCGTATTGCAAGTACCATTTTTTTGAAGTCTGCAGGTTCTAAAGAAGCTTTATGGTCTGGTCCATCTAGATTTTTATTTAATGTGAAATGTTTTTCTATTACACAGCTTCCCAGTGCTACAGCTGCTATGGGCATTTCAATTCCTAAGGTGTGATCTGAAAATCCTACTGGAAGTTTAAAAGTTGACCTGAGAGTTTCAATGACTTTAAGATTTATGTCATCAATCTTTGCAGGATAACTGGTTACACAATGCATTAAAATTAGATCATTTGTTTTATCTTCAAACAATTTTACAGCTTCTTTTATTTCATCCATAGTTGCCATTCCTGTGGATAAAATAACAGGTCTGCCCTTGCTTGCCACATGCTCAAGCAATGGAAAATTTGTAAGTTCACCAGAACCCAGTTTGAACGCAGGAACACCTATTTCATCAAGCAGATCAACACTTTCAAAATCAAATGGAGTGGATAAAAATATAATATCTTTTTCATCTGCATATTTGGCCAGTTCTCTAAAATTATCTTCAGATAATTCCAGTTTCTTAATCATTTCATACTGAGAGTTTTCTGTTGTTGTTTCCTTCTGGTATTCTGCTTTTTCAGCATTTTTTGTGACCAGATTTTCTGTTTTGAAGGTTTGGAATTTTACTGCATCTGCGCCGGATTCTTTTGCAGCATCTATTAACTTTTTTGCTAAATTCAACGAACCGTTATGGTTTACACCGGCTTCAGCCATTATAAAACATGAGCAATTATCTTTATTAAACTTATCAATTTCTTCCATGTTTCTCAAGCCCTTTTATTTTGTTGTATAAACTATTTGCAAGTATATCATGACCCTTTTTTGATATGTGTATACCATCTTCTAAAAGTAATTTTTCTTTATTTTTAGTTAGATCATAAAAATTTAGCAAATTACAAATGTCATAGTTTTTCTTCACAACTTCTTTTATAATTTCATTATAATTTTTTATGTTCTTTTCAAAATCATAAGACTTAAATTTGTTTCTTTCCGTTGTGTCTGCTATATTAATTAATATTATGGAAGAATTGGTCTTTTTTCTTATCTCATTTACTATGTATTCCAACCGTTCCCTAAATTTAGATTCTGAAACAAATGTTTTAGGGAAATAATGAGTCCAAAATCTTCTATATCGGGATTTAAATTTTATGAGTAAATAAGCAAGATTTTTTATAACAGGATATTGAAGAAAAAGATTCAAAATAAAATGCCTCTTTTTACCAAACAACCTAGGAGCACAGTCTACTATTCCAATATGGAAAACTACAACATTTGAACCATTATTTAAAACATCATCTTCCAATTGATAGGACTGACTCAAAAAATCGTTCATACGTTTACTGCGCTGTACCACATGAAACTCTGATCCCAAAAGTTTTTGCAGTTTAAAACTGTAAGTATCTTGATAAACAATTCCCTCAGAAGGACGGACCATAGACAAAGAATCACCAACTACAGTCACAATTTTAATTGATTCCTTATTATTAATTATCATTTAAACACCAAAAAAATAGTTAAAAGGGTTATCCAATTGAAATTTGTAAAGTTAAGATTCAGCTTTCCTTATAAATTTCTTTTTTTATATTTTTTATACTCTCTAAATTATTTTGGTATTCTCTTTCGATCTCTTTTTTTGTTTCATTATCTAAATCCATTTGAGCACAATTTTGATTTATCTGGGCAATTTCGGGGTTTTCATCCAGATAATCAATAATGTCATATAGATTAAGAACATTTTTGGAATGTACATTATTGTATATATTCCGAATTAATTCATAATCTTCCTCATAATCTACCGTAAACCTTAATTCAGGTCTTTTAAGTTTTCCTGTAACATTTATAGTTTTAATTTCAAAAATTTCAGGTCTGATGAAATATCCCCATATCTCTGTATCTTTGATCTTCTTAATTTCGCATACAGTTTCCAATGCTTTAACTCTCATCCCATAAGCAGCTGATCCCAAAGGAAGTCCTTCTAACTTTATAAAATCATATTTACCCGTTTTAATATCATTTATTAACAAATTAGAATAATAAATATCCATCAATGGATTGTCGGCAGTTATACTAACAAAATAATCCAAACTAAATAATTTAGATGCATCAAACAATCTTTTTAGTACATCTTCTTCATCCCCCGCAAAATAATATATACTATTATTTTTAGCAATATCTATTAGTGGCTTGTCTTGAGGATTGGTAGACGTACATAAAATAACCTCAGATATATCTTTAACATTTTTTGCCCTATCAATAACCCGTTCAAGAACGGTTTTGCCGTTTAAATCTTTTATTATCTTAAACGGCAATCGTTTAGATTTTAATCTTGCTGTTATTAAAAAACCAACTTTCATTTTTAACACTAAACCTGTAGATTTGTGAAATCTTCTAAATTGTTGTTTTTAAATTCATATTTAATTTTGTCAAATGTTATTAATTCATCTTCTTTTATATCCTTTATCGCCTTTAAACCCAATAATTTTAAAAATTCGTTTTGTTCTATTGGGCTTTCCTCAATAGTTCGTTTAAACCAAAGATTGTCTAAAGAAAGGTTTTCACCTTCCTTAATGAATTTTTTAGCCACAATTGCCTTCTTCATTGGTCCTACGTTGCCATATTTTTTTTCTGGATCTGAAAGTTCCAGTTCCCCAGTACCATAAACACATAATGCTAATTCAATCAACTTTTTTATTCTCAAAAACTGATTTTTACCAACTGCAGCATGATAATCTATCCTCTCTTTACCAAAATCCGGCGTATAATGTTTTTCTAGAATATTAAAACCCATAGAAGCAGGCATAACACTTACAAATTCATTGTTGGGATCATCAAAGGCTGT
Proteins encoded:
- a CDS encoding SGNH/GDSL hydrolase family protein; the protein is MIINNKESIKIVTVVGDSLSMVRPSEGIVYQDTYSFKLQKLLGSEFHVVQRSKRMNDFLSQSYQLEDDVLNNGSNVVVFHIGIVDCAPRLFGKKRHFILNLFLQYPVIKNLAYLLIKFKSRYRRFWTHYFPKTFVSESKFRERLEYIVNEIRKKTNSSIILINIADTTERNKFKSYDFEKNIKNYNEIIKEVVKKNYDICNLLNFYDLTKNKEKLLLEDGIHISKKGHDILANSLYNKIKGLEKHGRN
- the neuB gene encoding N-acetylneuraminate synthase, encoding MEEIDKFNKDNCSCFIMAEAGVNHNGSLNLAKKLIDAAKESGADAVKFQTFKTENLVTKNAEKAEYQKETTTENSQYEMIKKLELSEDNFRELAKYADEKDIIFLSTPFDFESVDLLDEIGVPAFKLGSGELTNFPLLEHVASKGRPVILSTGMATMDEIKEAVKLFEDKTNDLILMHCVTSYPAKIDDINLKVIETLRSTFKLPVGFSDHTLGIEMPIAAVALGSCVIEKHFTLNKNLDGPDHKASLEPADFKKMVLAIRNVEKGMGTGIKELTIEEKEIKKIARKSIVARANIPSETVITEEMLAIKRPGTGIEPKFLKSLIGKTTTSKIKKDDFLRWNLIK
- the neuC gene encoding UDP-N-acetylglucosamine 2-epimerase, yielding MTRKILYITGTRADYGLMRSVLFEIDKNPEMELELAVTGMHLMNEFGRTINEIRKDEFKIHELNAVFEEDDKFSMAKFVGKLIELLTDLVKKIKPDIILLLGDRGEMLAGAIVGAYLNIPTAHLHGGEITSTVDEYARHAITKLVNIHLPATEKSAERIINMGENPDHVFVVGAPGLDAILNIDMIKKDQLALKYDLNLSRPIILVLQHPVTLESEKSSKQMLETLKAICDLKYQTILIYPNADAGGREIIKLIEKCEKLPFVKTFMNIQRKDYLILMNVASVLVGNSSSGIIESPSFKLPVINIGSRQKGRERASNVIDVDYNVKEIKNAIKKALYDENFKTQLNKCENPYGKGKTSLKVTEILSKITLDKELLEKRLNL
- a CDS encoding cytidylyltransferase domain-containing protein, with protein sequence MKVGFLITARLKSKRLPFKIIKDLNGKTVLERVIDRAKNVKDISEVILCTSTNPQDKPLIDIAKNNSIYYFAGDEEDVLKRLFDASKLFSLDYFVSITADNPLMDIYYSNLLINDIKTGKYDFIKLEGLPLGSAAYGMRVKALETVCEIKKIKDTEIWGYFIRPEIFEIKTINVTGKLKRPELRFTVDYEEDYELIRNIYNNVHSKNVLNLYDIIDYLDENPEIAQINQNCAQMDLDNETKKEIEREYQNNLESIKNIKKEIYKES